In the genome of Sardina pilchardus chromosome 14, fSarPil1.1, whole genome shotgun sequence, one region contains:
- the LOC134101378 gene encoding G2/mitotic-specific cyclin-B1-like isoform X3, whose product MEKPSEGPIRSLRSRQVFGALTTNAVSRATLKDVKPAPVKAATEPTQLRNEPVFEPDVKIMPAPACPEPMETESSAPQDLCQAFSDALIVDIKDVDAEDYNNPMLCSEYIKDIYKYLQQLESDQAVRPRYLEGQEVTENMRAILIDWLIRVQVNFKLLLETMYLTVAIIDRFLQDHPVPKKQLQLVGITAMFIASKYEEMYPPEITDFVFVADSTYTAVQIRWMEMTILRVLDFSVGRPQPLQFLRRAAKIGDVTFKHHTLAKYLTELSMLDYDMVHFPPSQVASAAFALTLKLYRCGEWTPTLQHYMGYTEESLIPVMRHIAKNVVKVNEGLTKNLAVKTRYSSQKQWRTALISQLRSSLIKNLAKEISS is encoded by the exons ATGGAAAAACCGTCTGAAGGCCCAATACGCTCACTAAGGTCAAGGCAGGTTTTTGGCGCTCTGACCACTAACGCAGTGTCAAGGGCAACCTTGAAG GACGTTAAGCCAGCACCTGTTAAGGCAGCCACGGAACCAACACAACTTCGCAATGAACCTGTCTTCGAGCCTGATGTAAAG ATCATGCCTGCCCCAGCTTGCCCGGAACCAATGGAGACTGAGAGCAGTGCACCTCAAGATCTTTGCCAAGCCTTTTCAGATGCTCTGATTGTAGACATCAAAGATGTGGATGCAGAGGACTATAATAACCCCATGCTTTGCAGTGAATATATCAAGGACATTTACAAATATCTACAACAACTTGAG TCTGACCAGGCAGTCAGGCCAAGATATCTTGAGGGCCAGGAAGTAACAGAGAACATGCGTGCAATCCTTATTGACTGGCTCATCCGGGTCCAAGTCAACTTCAAACTGCTTCTGGAGACCATGTATTTGACTGTTGCAATCATCGACCGCTTCCTCCAG GACCACCCCGTGCCAAAAAAGCAACTCCAACTTGTGGGCATAACTGCCATGTTCATTGCCTCTAAGTATGAGGAGATGTATCCCCCTGAGATCACGGACTTCGTGTTTGTTGCTGACTCCACTTACACTGCCGTACAAATCAGATGGATGGAGATGACAATCCTGCGGGTCCTTGACTTCAGTGTTGGGCGCCCACAGCCCCTTCAGTTCCTGCGACGAGCAGCCAAGATTGGAGAT GTTACTTTTAAGCACCACACCCTGGCTAAGTATCTAACAGAGCTCTCCATGCTGGACTATGACATGGTTCACTTTCCACCCTCTCAAGTGGCAAGTGCAGCCTTTGCCCTCACATTGAAACTGTATCGCTGTGGAGAATGG ACTCCCACGCTGCAACACTACATGGGCTACACAGAGGAAAGCTTGATTCCAGTTATGAGGCACATTGCCAAGAATGTCGTCAAGGTGAACGAAGGCCTCACAAAAAACTTG GCTGTGAAGACTAGATACTCTAGTCAGAAACAGTGGAGAACTGCGCTTATTTCTCAGTTGAGGTCTTCTCTAATAAAGAACCTCGCCAAAGAAATCTCTTCGTGA
- the LOC134101378 gene encoding G2/mitotic-specific cyclin-B1-like isoform X1: MDLRRPKVTAAMEKPSEGPIRSLRSRQVFGALTTNAVSRATLKDVKPAPVKAATEPTQLRNEPVFEPDVKIMPAPACPEPMETESSAPQDLCQAFSDALIVDIKDVDAEDYNNPMLCSEYIKDIYKYLQQLESDQAVRPRYLEGQEVTENMRAILIDWLIRVQVNFKLLLETMYLTVAIIDRFLQDHPVPKKQLQLVGITAMFIASKYEEMYPPEITDFVFVADSTYTAVQIRWMEMTILRVLDFSVGRPQPLQFLRRAAKIGDVTFKHHTLAKYLTELSMLDYDMVHFPPSQVASAAFALTLKLYRCGEWTPTLQHYMGYTEESLIPVMRHIAKNVVKVNEGLTKNLAVKTRYSSQKQWRTALISQLRSSLIKNLAKEISS, translated from the exons ATGGATCTCCGTAGGCCTAAAGTTACA GCTGCTATGGAAAAACCGTCTGAAGGCCCAATACGCTCACTAAGGTCAAGGCAGGTTTTTGGCGCTCTGACCACTAACGCAGTGTCAAGGGCAACCTTGAAG GACGTTAAGCCAGCACCTGTTAAGGCAGCCACGGAACCAACACAACTTCGCAATGAACCTGTCTTCGAGCCTGATGTAAAG ATCATGCCTGCCCCAGCTTGCCCGGAACCAATGGAGACTGAGAGCAGTGCACCTCAAGATCTTTGCCAAGCCTTTTCAGATGCTCTGATTGTAGACATCAAAGATGTGGATGCAGAGGACTATAATAACCCCATGCTTTGCAGTGAATATATCAAGGACATTTACAAATATCTACAACAACTTGAG TCTGACCAGGCAGTCAGGCCAAGATATCTTGAGGGCCAGGAAGTAACAGAGAACATGCGTGCAATCCTTATTGACTGGCTCATCCGGGTCCAAGTCAACTTCAAACTGCTTCTGGAGACCATGTATTTGACTGTTGCAATCATCGACCGCTTCCTCCAG GACCACCCCGTGCCAAAAAAGCAACTCCAACTTGTGGGCATAACTGCCATGTTCATTGCCTCTAAGTATGAGGAGATGTATCCCCCTGAGATCACGGACTTCGTGTTTGTTGCTGACTCCACTTACACTGCCGTACAAATCAGATGGATGGAGATGACAATCCTGCGGGTCCTTGACTTCAGTGTTGGGCGCCCACAGCCCCTTCAGTTCCTGCGACGAGCAGCCAAGATTGGAGAT GTTACTTTTAAGCACCACACCCTGGCTAAGTATCTAACAGAGCTCTCCATGCTGGACTATGACATGGTTCACTTTCCACCCTCTCAAGTGGCAAGTGCAGCCTTTGCCCTCACATTGAAACTGTATCGCTGTGGAGAATGG ACTCCCACGCTGCAACACTACATGGGCTACACAGAGGAAAGCTTGATTCCAGTTATGAGGCACATTGCCAAGAATGTCGTCAAGGTGAACGAAGGCCTCACAAAAAACTTG GCTGTGAAGACTAGATACTCTAGTCAGAAACAGTGGAGAACTGCGCTTATTTCTCAGTTGAGGTCTTCTCTAATAAAGAACCTCGCCAAAGAAATCTCTTCGTGA
- the LOC134101378 gene encoding G2/mitotic-specific cyclin-B1-like isoform X2, producing MDLRRPKVTAAMEKPSEGPIRSLRSRQVFGALTTNAVSRATLKPAPVKAATEPTQLRNEPVFEPDVKIMPAPACPEPMETESSAPQDLCQAFSDALIVDIKDVDAEDYNNPMLCSEYIKDIYKYLQQLESDQAVRPRYLEGQEVTENMRAILIDWLIRVQVNFKLLLETMYLTVAIIDRFLQDHPVPKKQLQLVGITAMFIASKYEEMYPPEITDFVFVADSTYTAVQIRWMEMTILRVLDFSVGRPQPLQFLRRAAKIGDVTFKHHTLAKYLTELSMLDYDMVHFPPSQVASAAFALTLKLYRCGEWTPTLQHYMGYTEESLIPVMRHIAKNVVKVNEGLTKNLAVKTRYSSQKQWRTALISQLRSSLIKNLAKEISS from the exons ATGGATCTCCGTAGGCCTAAAGTTACA GCTGCTATGGAAAAACCGTCTGAAGGCCCAATACGCTCACTAAGGTCAAGGCAGGTTTTTGGCGCTCTGACCACTAACGCAGTGTCAAGGGCAACCTTGAAG CCAGCACCTGTTAAGGCAGCCACGGAACCAACACAACTTCGCAATGAACCTGTCTTCGAGCCTGATGTAAAG ATCATGCCTGCCCCAGCTTGCCCGGAACCAATGGAGACTGAGAGCAGTGCACCTCAAGATCTTTGCCAAGCCTTTTCAGATGCTCTGATTGTAGACATCAAAGATGTGGATGCAGAGGACTATAATAACCCCATGCTTTGCAGTGAATATATCAAGGACATTTACAAATATCTACAACAACTTGAG TCTGACCAGGCAGTCAGGCCAAGATATCTTGAGGGCCAGGAAGTAACAGAGAACATGCGTGCAATCCTTATTGACTGGCTCATCCGGGTCCAAGTCAACTTCAAACTGCTTCTGGAGACCATGTATTTGACTGTTGCAATCATCGACCGCTTCCTCCAG GACCACCCCGTGCCAAAAAAGCAACTCCAACTTGTGGGCATAACTGCCATGTTCATTGCCTCTAAGTATGAGGAGATGTATCCCCCTGAGATCACGGACTTCGTGTTTGTTGCTGACTCCACTTACACTGCCGTACAAATCAGATGGATGGAGATGACAATCCTGCGGGTCCTTGACTTCAGTGTTGGGCGCCCACAGCCCCTTCAGTTCCTGCGACGAGCAGCCAAGATTGGAGAT GTTACTTTTAAGCACCACACCCTGGCTAAGTATCTAACAGAGCTCTCCATGCTGGACTATGACATGGTTCACTTTCCACCCTCTCAAGTGGCAAGTGCAGCCTTTGCCCTCACATTGAAACTGTATCGCTGTGGAGAATGG ACTCCCACGCTGCAACACTACATGGGCTACACAGAGGAAAGCTTGATTCCAGTTATGAGGCACATTGCCAAGAATGTCGTCAAGGTGAACGAAGGCCTCACAAAAAACTTG GCTGTGAAGACTAGATACTCTAGTCAGAAACAGTGGAGAACTGCGCTTATTTCTCAGTTGAGGTCTTCTCTAATAAAGAACCTCGCCAAAGAAATCTCTTCGTGA
- the LOC134101378 gene encoding G2/mitotic-specific cyclin-B1-like isoform X4 — protein MEKPSEGPIRSLRSRQVFGALTTNAVSRATLKPAPVKAATEPTQLRNEPVFEPDVKIMPAPACPEPMETESSAPQDLCQAFSDALIVDIKDVDAEDYNNPMLCSEYIKDIYKYLQQLESDQAVRPRYLEGQEVTENMRAILIDWLIRVQVNFKLLLETMYLTVAIIDRFLQDHPVPKKQLQLVGITAMFIASKYEEMYPPEITDFVFVADSTYTAVQIRWMEMTILRVLDFSVGRPQPLQFLRRAAKIGDVTFKHHTLAKYLTELSMLDYDMVHFPPSQVASAAFALTLKLYRCGEWTPTLQHYMGYTEESLIPVMRHIAKNVVKVNEGLTKNLAVKTRYSSQKQWRTALISQLRSSLIKNLAKEISS, from the exons ATGGAAAAACCGTCTGAAGGCCCAATACGCTCACTAAGGTCAAGGCAGGTTTTTGGCGCTCTGACCACTAACGCAGTGTCAAGGGCAACCTTGAAG CCAGCACCTGTTAAGGCAGCCACGGAACCAACACAACTTCGCAATGAACCTGTCTTCGAGCCTGATGTAAAG ATCATGCCTGCCCCAGCTTGCCCGGAACCAATGGAGACTGAGAGCAGTGCACCTCAAGATCTTTGCCAAGCCTTTTCAGATGCTCTGATTGTAGACATCAAAGATGTGGATGCAGAGGACTATAATAACCCCATGCTTTGCAGTGAATATATCAAGGACATTTACAAATATCTACAACAACTTGAG TCTGACCAGGCAGTCAGGCCAAGATATCTTGAGGGCCAGGAAGTAACAGAGAACATGCGTGCAATCCTTATTGACTGGCTCATCCGGGTCCAAGTCAACTTCAAACTGCTTCTGGAGACCATGTATTTGACTGTTGCAATCATCGACCGCTTCCTCCAG GACCACCCCGTGCCAAAAAAGCAACTCCAACTTGTGGGCATAACTGCCATGTTCATTGCCTCTAAGTATGAGGAGATGTATCCCCCTGAGATCACGGACTTCGTGTTTGTTGCTGACTCCACTTACACTGCCGTACAAATCAGATGGATGGAGATGACAATCCTGCGGGTCCTTGACTTCAGTGTTGGGCGCCCACAGCCCCTTCAGTTCCTGCGACGAGCAGCCAAGATTGGAGAT GTTACTTTTAAGCACCACACCCTGGCTAAGTATCTAACAGAGCTCTCCATGCTGGACTATGACATGGTTCACTTTCCACCCTCTCAAGTGGCAAGTGCAGCCTTTGCCCTCACATTGAAACTGTATCGCTGTGGAGAATGG ACTCCCACGCTGCAACACTACATGGGCTACACAGAGGAAAGCTTGATTCCAGTTATGAGGCACATTGCCAAGAATGTCGTCAAGGTGAACGAAGGCCTCACAAAAAACTTG GCTGTGAAGACTAGATACTCTAGTCAGAAACAGTGGAGAACTGCGCTTATTTCTCAGTTGAGGTCTTCTCTAATAAAGAACCTCGCCAAAGAAATCTCTTCGTGA
- the ccnb1 gene encoding G2/mitotic-specific cyclin-B1 has protein sequence MALRITRSTRLAGENANVLPGKAAAVGKPALRPRAALGEIGNNVAVSRPTLKKDAKAEAVKVVEKKPTKPEKAPEAEPKMVAKAEVEPKILSAPTSPVPMETSGCASEDLCQAFSDALIEDIKDVDADDYDNPMLCSEYVKDIYKYLRQLETEQAVRPTYLEGREVTGNMRAILIDWLVQVQIKFRLLQETMYMTVAIIDRFLQDNPVPKKQLQLVGVTSMFIASKYEEMYPPEIADFAYVTDRAYTTAQIRDMEMKILRVLNFSFGRPLPLQFLRRASKIGEVTAEHHTLAKYFVELTMVDYEMVHFPPSQVASAAFALTLKVYSCGEWTPTLQHYMGYAEESLVPAMRHIAKNVVKVNDGLTKHLAVKNKYSSQKQMRIALISQLKSSLIKNLAKEVSS, from the exons ATGGCTCTCCGCATCACAAGA AGTACTCGCCTGGCTGGTGAAAACGCCAATGTCTTGCCTGGCAAGGCCGCCGCCGTGGGAAAGCCTGCGCTGAGGCCGAGGGCAGCTCTTGGTGAAATCGGTAATAACGTCGCAGTCTCACGGCCGACCTTGAAGAAG GATGCCAAGGCAGAAGCTGTTAAGGTGGTTGAAAAGAAGCCAACAAAGCCAGAGAAGGCTCCAGAGGCTGAACCAAAAATGGTCGCAAAGGCTGAGGTCGAACCTAAG ATTCTGTCAGCCCCTACCTCGCCTGTGCCCATGGAGACCTCTGGTTGTGCATCAGAAGACCTTTGCCAGGCCTTTTCAGATGCTCTGATTGAGGACATCAAGGATGTTGATGCTGATGACTATGACAACCCCATGTTGTGCAGCGAGTATGTCAAGGATATCTACAAGTACCTGAGGCAATTGGAG ACTGAACAGGCAGTGAGGCCCACTTATCTGGAGGGGCGGGAGGTCACTGGAAACATGCGAGCCATCCTTATCGACTGGCTGGTTCAGGTTCAGATCAAATTTAGGCTGCTGCAGGAGACTATGTACATGACCGTCGCCATCATTGATCGCTTTCTCCAG GATAATCCAGTCCCCAAGAAGCAGCTCCAGCTTGTTGGAGTCACATCCATGTTCATCGCCTCCAAATATGAGGAGATGTATCCCCCAGAGATTGCAGACTTTGCTTATGTGACTGACCGCGCTTACACCACTGCTCAGATCCGGGACATGGAAATGAAAATCTTGAGGGTCCTCAACTTCAGCTTTGGTCGCCCACTGCCCCTCCAGTTTCTCCGTAGAGCTTCCAAAATTGGAGAG GTCACTGCAGAGCATCACACTTTGGCTAAATACTTTGTGGAGCTCACCATGGTAGACTATGAGATGGTTCACTTCCCGCCTTCTCAGGTGGCAAGTGCTGCCTTCGCCCTCACGCTCAAAGTCTACAGCTGTGGCGAATGG ACTCCCACGCTGCAACACTACATGGGCTATGCAGAGGAAAGCTTGGTTCCAGCTATGAGGCACATTGCCAAGAATGTCGTCAAGGTGAACGACGGCCTCACAAAACACTTG GCTGTGAAGAACAAATACTCCAGTCAGAAACAGATGAGAATTGCCCTTATTTCTCAGTTGAAGTCTTCTCTAATCAAGAACCTTGCCAAAGAAGTCTCTTCGTGA